The genomic stretch TCCCCGCCACTCACCCTTGGCAGGTGCATGTTAATCTGGTTTACACAGACTAATAGGGGCAGATTTGGAGCTGATGGTATCGTCTATTATGGATCTTTATCCCTGCGCCCGGATACATTGTTATATCTCCATCAGTCGGTGACATTTGGGGAGCTATAGCCCTGAGCGTTGTAATTGTCTCATTATTGTAGTGCACATgccgctaaagggttaacaatggGCCGTGCGCGCGGTCCCGTCCGATGCCTAATGCTCATTGGctgatcacaggatgttcaggatTTGAATTTCCCGCTTCCCCCAGACCCGATAACAATGGAGAGATCTCCCCGAGATGTAGAGCCTGATTCAGTGTctgactactaccctcatcatccttGTTTCTCTATTGTACCACCCAGTCAGTGCACAAAGATTATGGCAGCAGGATGCGCGTCTCATTATAAACCCCGGCGATTCCGATCAATAGATTCCCCGGTCAGTAAATTAGGATTTATAGCGTTACCGCAACAATCCACTCCAGTAAGGCTGTGTGATCGATCAGGACCGCGGAGATTATAGAAGAAATAATCGGGGAATCTGGTGGAGGAGATACTGATCACAAGACAGATCGGGCAATGGGTTAACTACGGAGAACTGATCTACAGCgccccccgctccaccacaggagaatatacatcctgcagtcagtgagaaccGCAGCCGCCGCTCTGATCTCACCCGATTCCGGAGCAGAATATATATAGTCTCAATAGACTGTACTGACAGAATAGCGACCACATATACAGAAGAGAATACGGGGAATACAGACAGGAGAAGCCCCAGCTCTATTATAGACAATGTGGGcggctcttagaagagcctttggggtgacagcaggaggcggagcaggttacttggcgctggtgtacttggtgacggccttggtgccctcggacacggcgtgcttggccagctctccaggcagcagcaggcgcacggcggtctggatctcccgggaggtgatggtggagcgcttgttgtagtgagccaggcgggaggcttcccctgcgatgcgctcgaagatatcgttgacaaagGAGTTCATGATGCCCATGGCCTTGGAGGATATGCCGGTGTCAGGGTGGACCTGCTTGAGCACCTTGTACACGTAGATGGCATAGCTTTCCTTCCTAGTCTTCCTCCGCTTCTTGCCGTCCTTTTTCTGAgtcttggtcacggctttcttggAGCCTTTCTTGGGCGCTGGTGCAGACTTGGCGGGATCAGGCATGATTATCAATCTCAAGAATTCCTAACTTAAACAAAGAGGATAATGATGTCGCTTACTCCCTCTGCAGCCGTATTTATAGGCAGCCCATGCAAAAGAGCAATGCCGTCAGCCTCTTGCTCTACTGGAAgagcaaatcatgtgacctcagtGCTGTCATACGCCCCGCCCAGTGCCGCCTATTGGAGAGTCTTCAATTCCAGTTTCATTAGCCGGATTCAAATCTACCCAATCACAGGAGCCGGAGGGCGGAGCTGAGAACTATAAAGCCAGCAGAACGTGTGGGAATGATCACATTATTCTGAAATAAGTTGTCATGTCTGGACGCGGCAAACAAGGAGGGAAGGTTCGGGCTAAGGCCAAGACCCGCTCATCCCGGGCAGGACTCCAGTTCCCCGTCGGTCGTGTGCACAGGCTTCTCCGCAAAGGGAACTACGCCGAGAGGGTGGGCGCCGGTGCTCCGGTCTACCTTGCCGCTGTGCTGGAGTATTTAACCGCTGAGATCCTGGAATTGGCCGGTAATGCCGCCCGGGACAACAAGAAGACCCGCAtcatcccccgtcacctgcagctggccgtgcgcaatgacgaggagcTGAACAAGCTGCTGGGTGGGGTGACCATCGCCCAGGGAGGCGTCCTGCCCAACATCCAGGCCGTGCTGCTGCCCAAGAAGACCGAGAGCAGCAAAGCGGCCAAGAGCAAGTGATCACCGCTTATCCCAGACCATCCCGAAcaccaaaggctcttctaagagccaccACATTGTCTCCTACAGAGCTGGCACCGCTGATCTTGTCTGATAAGGATTAGATTTCTTATGACATGTTCTTTATACGGGGTTATAGTAGAACTGATGAGTTTCTTTCATTAACAGTATGAGAGGGATTGGACACcttcacttttataaaaaaataaaataaaataactaccAGAAAACTTCCTatagcagaatgtgaccctcaGCACAAGGACAGTTTCCTCCTCACtccatccccgctaccctcactaagGGGGACGGGTACAGTTTCTACATATGGATTTTGAGGTGCAGCCAGCCTTTCCCCGCGACAAAGACAGTAATGTAATCACGTGTACAGGGACGAGACAAAGCGAGAAAGTCAATCTCCAATGAGCGTAAACTATCGGGGTTATTGCTCCACCTACAAAGTTAACCCTTCATTGTCCCTCGTTATTTATGCTCTGTTTCCccttcagtccccggagcgctctcTGCTTCACTAGTCCCAATCCCTATATACGCTTACACGGTGCACTATAGTAGAGCGCCCCCATATTTAGTCTCCATTCGGGGCTGCATTGGCTTTATATTACGTTTACAAGAAATAAGCCCAATAATTCTCCAGATGGATAAAACGCCATGTGCACAACCTATTAACTAAAGGGTTACATTAACCCCCAAATCTCTGGTAAATTGTTTCCTTATATCTATCCATAGATCGTCTATCGCAGCAGTATAAATCGTTAGTTtatacagatcagatacattGTGTTACAATAGCGACACCTGGTGGTGAGAGCTTTGTATTCTAATCTTTACATGTTACCAAATAGTAACAAGTATTTCCCAGGTGCTGATACAAATTACAGAGGCGCAAATAGATACAACTGTGGATGGTGACTAAAACTTATAATAACACAGCACAATAATTTCAGCTGCTCTTATACACCCTGCTTATCCTATACCAGATTTAAGTGTCCTAAGGGGATCTAGAACAAATAAATGCATCTGCATTGTCCTCGATATAACATAAAGTGATGTAATGTAGAAGGTTTGTATATTAGGGTGAGGAGTGACATATTTATCGCcaggatcctgaattatatctctTTGTTGGAGCTGCGGGGCAGGAGCTGTCACCTCTGACCGGGCTTCGGGAGTCTTCGGGCCGCCAGGAGAGGAGAGATGCCGCAATATAGAACATGATCCGGCGAGAAAGAGGAGGGAAGCGGGTGTCGGCTAGTAATGTATTCTCCGCATTGTACAGTGTTAGTACAGAACTCCCGGGCAGCGATCATAATCTGGGCCATGTAATGTTATACTACGGTCCCTCCACATGTTTAGGGGAAGGAGTCTCCACATCTATTATATTCATCGCTCTGTATAGAATCACATCTCCCACCTGATCTGCTACTAGTTCCCCCCATCACTGAACACATCGGCCGATCTATATTTACAGCAAAGGAAACTATGGAGCTACTAAACTAAACACTTTGAGCACCATATACCGGAGCCACAGCTCGGGCCATTGAGATAAGATCCTTGCAAATCCCAAAATCGGGTTTCCTCTTCAATATGCAGCTTCTATATCTTAACCACGATTATTGTACAGACAAGGACAATACACTACGACAGATTTCCGATAACACAAAGCAGTGTAAACACAGAATTGTAGCTTTTCTATAGAACATGTGGGCGGCTCTGAGAAGAGCCTTTGGGTTGATGAGATGGAGCCGAGTAGAAGCAGAATTAACCTCCGAAGCCGTAAAGAGTGCGGCCCTGGCGCTTGAGGGCGTACACGACGTCCATAGCGGTGACGGTCTTCCTCTTGGCGTGCTCGGTGTAGGTGACGGCGTCACGGATGACGTTCTCCAGGAAAACCTTCAGGACACCGCGAGTCTCTTCATAGATGAGGCCGGAGATACGCTTCACACCTCCCCTGCGAGCTAGACGGCGGATTGCAGGCTTAGTGATGCCCTGGATGTTATCACGGAGCACCTTCCTGTGCCGCTTGGCTCCGCCCTTACCGAGACCTTTTCCTCCTTTGCCGCGTCCCGACATCCTGCTGGTTGAGAATTGAATGAATAAAGTTTGAGGCGCGGAGTCCTAGCTTATATAGCACATGTGCGGACCAGAAGGAGAACTTTAACAAGATGACGTCCACATGGGCGTTTCCTTTTACTGAATTTACATTACcggcccctccccttctcttttgATTGGCTGAACACAGAATCGTTGGTGATTTTGAATTTCCCGCTCACCCTGTAATTCTTCGCTCTGGGAGAGAAGACAATTGTCCCGTGTTATGTGATCTCACGTTCAGGCGGCTCATTCTCAGGCTGCGGATGCCGGCACTCTCCGTATACAGTGACCGGGAATAATCACCAGGGCCCGTCCTGACATCTCCTGTTCTTATATAGAGGAAGAGGAGAGAAATCACCAAAGCTCCGGTATCAGCCAATCGATACTATGTATCAGGACTATAGCTCCGTACAGTGTTAACTCTTTAGTGTCCACATGTTCTGTTTCTTGTTTTATATCTGTACGGAGACTGCGGTGTGTAATGGCTgggactgtatatattatatataattacacTGCAGTCACCATTCTATGTCCATTCGATCTCTCACATATTGTCTCCGTTCATTCTCATCGTACATCGTCATTGACTTATATTTACCCATGAAATTAGATACTAACGAACTCTTAATTAATTACATCCACATGTTCTCTTTGTAGCGTCAATCATCCTATTTAGTTCTATTAAGTTCATTGATGTTACTTTGATTAATTGGTCTTTTCACTCTCATTCCTAAATGTCATCTCCTGCGGGGCTCGTTCCTACGATCGGTCTCCTATACGGTATAATATATTGGGTTACATAGAAAACTATTTACTGCCATGTTGTGGTAGCTGAACACAgtacaagaaaaaaacttttgaataGTCTTTACATTCTTCAGCCTTACCACTAGGTGGGGACAAAGTACAGTGCAGCCTCTTCTAGGGATTCAGGCGAGAAAGGAAAAGTGTTGAACAGTGTCTTCTGCCATCTAGTTGCCGCAGAGCAGATTTCAGCGAAGTTCAATATAAAGTTACTAATTTTGGCCAAGTTTCTTTTCTCATTCTGCTATAATTTTAGCCCTTAATTAATTTGATTGTAATAGTGTTTAATagaaatatgtattttttgttacaatttttttccaatctcctttttacattaacccctcaatgatgttgtatttttttttatatatttgttttctcttttaacttttcacaaaaaaaaaaaaatctatatctcTGTCAatgtttcatctacagacccatatgaaggcttgttaatTGTGAGACCCAACtacactttgtaatggcatccttCATTTTACTACTAAGTCTACAGCAAagccaaaaaaagagaaaattatagggtgaaataaacaaaaaaaagtaaaaaaaaaaagtttaaaaatgattattgtattattatttttttttttttgggggggggggtccaagttTAAGGGGGAGGGGAAGTGATGGCTGCACATTCACATGTCATACATTGTAATTTTCAtacttgtgctgagaagcaatagaACAATCAAGTGTTACTATACATTTCACTCAAACTGTACAAGCCAACTCGTCACTTCACGGTCACCTGATTCAAGTGAGTCCCTAACTTAACAACTTCTCCTTTTAATGACatgggtgggtgctgcggagcatcttggtgtcacccccattaggttggtgtcacccggtgcgcaaCCGGGTCACAACGCCAgtgtgaggtgatgaggagactgaggatagggtacgggTTGGCTGGGTTGTGATGTATGAGGTGAAGAGAAGACTAAGGatagggtacggggggggggggggggggttggtggcggtgtatgaggtgataaggagactgaggatagggtacggggggggctgggtggtggtgtatgaggtgatgaggagactgaggataggttacagggggggctgggtggtggtgtatgaggagaatgaggatggggtgcaggggggctgggtgtggtgtatgaggtgatgaggagactgagaatgcagTATGGGGGGCCGGGTGGTGGTATAtgaggggatgaggagactgaggatggggtactgggggggctgtgtggtggtgtatgaggtaatgagaagactaaagatagggtACAGGGGGGCTTGGTGGTGGtaaatgaggtgatgaggagactgagaatggggtacggggggggggggcttggaggtggtgtatgatgagaatgaggaATGGGA from Hyla sarda isolate aHylSar1 unplaced genomic scaffold, aHylSar1.hap1 scaffold_1216, whole genome shotgun sequence encodes the following:
- the LOC130303372 gene encoding histone H2B 1.1; this translates as MPDPAKSAPAPKKGSKKAVTKTQKKDGKKRRKTRKESYAIYVYKVLKQVHPDTGISSKAMGIMNSFVNDIFERIAGEASRLAHYNKRSTITSREIQTAVRLLLPGELAKHAVSEGTKAVTKYTSAK
- the LOC130303373 gene encoding histone H4, which codes for MSGRGKGGKGLGKGGAKRHRKVLRDNIQGITKPAIRRLARRGGVKRISGLIYEETRGVLKVFLENVIRDAVTYTEHAKRKTVTAMDVVYALKRQGRTLYGFGG
- the LOC130303370 gene encoding histone H2A type 1 yields the protein MSGRGKQGGKVRAKAKTRSSRAGLQFPVGRVHRLLRKGNYAERVGAGAPVYLAAVLEYLTAEILELAGNAARDNKKTRIIPRHLQLAVRNDEELNKLLGGVTIAQGGVLPNIQAVLLPKKTESSKAAKSK